One window from the genome of Blastopirellula retiformator encodes:
- a CDS encoding trans-sulfuration enzyme family protein — MNDPNRVPLDVSDLGFSTSAVQAGEARQKPESAITDPIFCASTYTFPDTASVIRYIEEGQEREEYGRYGNPGEKVAEKKLAALEGGEDAVLYASGMAAIVGLLMAKLNAGDEVIFFDECYHRSREFCSKHMSRFGVVTRQVKACDYDAMEAAINENTKMLISESPTNPHLSVVDLEKFAAIGKKHNVETLIDATLATPFNVRPIDYGVDYVLHSATKYLAGHNDLLAGVIIGSKTQLESVRKLRGIMGGINSPHNIYLLLRGLKTFSLRMERHNRNGQAIAEFLESHPKVEKVYYPGLPSHKYYEVAKKTMSGYGGLITFLIKDADWRKTADVIDAVKIPRIGPSLGGVESLIEQPLVMSYFQLKPEERAKFGIFDNMIRMSCGIEDAEDLIADLKQALDSI, encoded by the coding sequence ATGAACGACCCCAACCGCGTTCCGCTCGACGTCTCCGATCTCGGTTTTTCGACTTCCGCCGTCCAAGCGGGCGAAGCGCGTCAAAAGCCCGAAAGCGCGATCACCGACCCGATCTTCTGCGCGTCGACCTACACCTTTCCCGATACGGCGTCAGTCATCCGCTACATCGAGGAAGGCCAAGAGCGGGAAGAATATGGCCGCTACGGCAACCCGGGCGAAAAAGTGGCCGAAAAGAAATTGGCCGCTCTCGAAGGGGGCGAAGACGCGGTCTTGTACGCCAGCGGCATGGCGGCGATCGTCGGCCTGCTGATGGCCAAGCTGAACGCCGGCGACGAAGTGATCTTCTTCGACGAATGTTATCACCGCAGCCGCGAGTTCTGCTCGAAGCACATGTCGCGGTTTGGCGTCGTCACCCGCCAGGTGAAAGCGTGCGACTACGACGCGATGGAAGCCGCGATCAACGAAAACACCAAGATGCTGATCAGCGAATCGCCGACCAACCCGCACTTGAGCGTCGTTGATCTTGAGAAGTTCGCGGCGATCGGCAAAAAGCATAACGTCGAAACGCTGATCGACGCCACGCTAGCAACCCCGTTCAACGTGCGACCGATCGACTACGGCGTCGACTACGTACTCCACTCGGCGACCAAGTACCTGGCTGGGCACAATGACCTATTAGCCGGCGTGATCATCGGCTCGAAGACCCAGCTCGAATCGGTTCGCAAGCTGCGTGGCATCATGGGGGGCATCAACTCGCCGCACAACATCTATCTGCTGCTTCGCGGTTTGAAGACCTTCAGCCTGCGGATGGAGCGGCACAACCGCAACGGTCAGGCGATCGCCGAGTTCCTCGAGTCGCACCCGAAGGTCGAAAAGGTTTACTACCCGGGCCTGCCGTCGCACAAGTATTACGAAGTCGCCAAGAAAACGATGAGCGGCTACGGCGGCTTGATCACCTTCTTGATCAAAGACGCCGACTGGCGGAAGACGGCCGACGTGATCGACGCGGTGAAGATTCCCCGCATCGGTCCGAGCCTCGGCGGCGTCGAGTCGCTGATCGAACAACCCTTGGTGATGAGCTACTTCCAGCTAAAGCCGGAAGAACGGGCCAAGTTTGGCATCTTCGACAACATGATCCGCATGTCATGCGGCATCGAAGACGCCGAAGACCTGATCGCCGACCTGAAGCAGGCGCTCGACTCGATTTAA